From a single Aquincola tertiaricarbonis genomic region:
- a CDS encoding S1C family serine protease produces the protein MAYPDPYGRPLPDRFLRRWLVVAACVAALMLLWQFLPAIEAWFSPRQAADRTVTPRGDLAADERTTIELFEKSRDSVVYISTAQLVRDVWSRNTFSVPRGTGSGFIWDDAGHVVTNFHVIQGASAATVKLADGRDYQAALVGASPAHDIAVLKIGVGFKRPPPVPVGSSTDLKVGQKVFAIGNPFGLDWTLTTGIVSALDRSLPGETGGPTIEHLIQTDAAINPGNSGGPLLDSAGRLIGINTAIYSPSGASAGIGFSVPVDTVMRVVPQLVKSGKYVRPALGIEVDEQFNQRLQTITGREGVFVLSVRSGSAAQRAGLVGIRATQEGIVPGDLITAIDGKPIEGVAGLLARLDDRRVGDVVALSVEREGKAREVRIELQPGT, from the coding sequence ATGGCTTACCCAGACCCGTACGGACGCCCATTGCCAGACCGGTTTCTCCGGCGCTGGCTGGTTGTCGCCGCGTGCGTCGCGGCGCTCATGCTGCTGTGGCAGTTCCTGCCCGCCATCGAAGCATGGTTCAGCCCCCGCCAGGCTGCCGATCGAACCGTCACCCCCCGCGGAGACCTCGCTGCCGATGAACGCACGACCATCGAACTCTTCGAGAAGTCGCGCGATTCGGTCGTCTACATCTCGACGGCCCAGCTGGTCCGGGACGTCTGGAGCCGCAACACCTTCTCCGTGCCGCGTGGCACCGGCTCCGGCTTCATCTGGGACGACGCGGGGCATGTCGTCACCAACTTCCACGTGATCCAGGGCGCTTCCGCGGCAACCGTGAAGCTCGCCGATGGCCGCGACTATCAGGCCGCCCTGGTTGGCGCCAGCCCGGCTCACGACATCGCCGTGCTCAAGATCGGCGTCGGCTTCAAGCGTCCGCCGCCAGTGCCCGTGGGCTCCAGCACCGACCTCAAGGTGGGTCAGAAGGTGTTTGCCATCGGCAACCCCTTCGGCCTGGACTGGACCCTGACCACGGGCATCGTCTCGGCGCTCGACCGTTCCCTGCCGGGCGAGACCGGCGGCCCCACGATCGAGCACCTGATCCAGACCGACGCTGCCATCAACCCCGGCAACTCGGGCGGCCCGCTGCTCGACTCCGCCGGGCGGCTGATCGGCATCAACACCGCCATCTACAGCCCGTCCGGCGCGTCGGCAGGCATCGGATTCTCCGTGCCGGTGGACACCGTCATGCGCGTCGTGCCGCAGCTCGTGAAGTCCGGCAAGTACGTGCGGCCGGCCCTGGGCATCGAGGTGGACGAGCAGTTCAACCAGCGGCTGCAGACGATCACCGGCCGCGAGGGCGTGTTCGTGCTGTCGGTCCGATCGGGGTCCGCCGCGCAGCGGGCGGGGCTGGTTGGCATACGCGCGACGCAGGAGGGAATCGTTCCCGGCGATCTCATTACCGCCATCGATGGGAAGCCGATCGAGGGTGTGGCCGGCCTCCTCGCGCGACTGGATGATCGGCGCGTCGGTGACGTCGTCGCCTTGTCCGTCGAACGAGAGGGCAAGGCCCGCGAAGTGCGCATCGAGCTGCAGCCGGGCACCTGA
- the trxC gene encoding thioredoxin TrxC: protein MSDSVHIVCPHCQSVNRVPTAKLDDRPNCGRCQHTLFAGGPIDLTAATFARHLERSDIPLVVDFWAPWCGPCKVMAPQFQQAARLLEPRVRLAKVNTEEEPHLGAQFSVRSIPTLVLFRGGREVARQSGAMGVQDIVRWVSAQLR from the coding sequence ATGAGCGACAGCGTCCACATCGTCTGCCCGCACTGCCAGTCCGTCAACCGCGTGCCGACCGCCAAACTCGATGACCGGCCCAACTGCGGCCGCTGCCAGCACACGCTCTTCGCCGGCGGGCCCATCGACCTGACCGCGGCGACGTTTGCGCGTCACCTCGAGCGCAGCGACATTCCGCTGGTGGTCGACTTCTGGGCCCCGTGGTGCGGGCCCTGCAAGGTGATGGCCCCTCAGTTCCAGCAGGCGGCGCGCCTGCTGGAGCCGCGGGTCAGGCTGGCCAAGGTGAACACGGAAGAGGAGCCGCATCTCGGCGCCCAGTTCTCCGTTCGCAGCATCCCGACCCTGGTGCTGTTCCGGGGAGGGCGGGAAGTGGCGCGCCAGTCTGGCGCCATGGGAGTGCAGGACATCGTACGCTGGGTCTCCGCGCAACTGCGCTGA
- a CDS encoding phosphate-starvation-inducible PsiE family protein: MNFYERFEQVVAVILSAVIAVIIVVSLLQLVQIVFRLLVIDAFNPLDHRVFQTVFGMIMTLLIAMEFKHSIVRVAMRRDSIIQVKTVILIGLIALSRKFVVLDPDTSPAKVAALAGAVLALGLTYWLLRQRDDRMAQDAT; the protein is encoded by the coding sequence ATGAACTTCTACGAGCGCTTCGAGCAGGTCGTCGCCGTGATCCTGTCGGCGGTGATCGCGGTGATCATCGTCGTGTCGCTGCTCCAGTTGGTGCAGATCGTCTTCAGGCTGCTGGTCATCGATGCCTTCAATCCGCTCGACCACCGGGTGTTCCAGACCGTGTTCGGCATGATCATGACGCTGTTGATCGCGATGGAGTTCAAGCATTCCATCGTGCGCGTGGCGATGCGCCGCGACAGCATCATCCAGGTCAAAACCGTTATCCTGATCGGCTTGATCGCGCTGTCGCGCAAGTTCGTGGTCCTCGATCCCGACACCAGCCCGGCCAAGGTGGCCGCGCTGGCCGGCGCCGTCCTGGCCCTGGGCCTGACCTACTGGCTGCTGCGGCAGCGCGACGACCGGATGGCCCAGGACGCCACGTAA
- a CDS encoding phospholipase D-like domain-containing protein, whose amino-acid sequence MSIPDGMAWAATALSLSAALAAAGHAVVYKRDPRSATLWVLLIGLLPLGGALLYLFFGINRYQRRARRLSGARAAPCATAPTAVPPDLPDALAGLARLVGRATGLPLTEGNRITPLFDGAQAYPAMLADIDAARHSVALASYIFDGRSIGQAFVEALQRAHARGVRVRVLIDDVYARLLPWSAYAALRGSVGRVASFNPTLIPARLHAAHLRNHRKLFVVDGTVGFTGGMNIFGPYWRPEAPEQACHDLHFRLEGPVVRHLVQTFVRDWFDTTEERLDADFFGAAPTPGSEAGTSWARGIEAGPDETMDRLRWTFMGALSAARRTVRIWTPYFVPDQPLIAALNTAALRGVRIDLLTPQHSDHPAVQWAARAHYWQVLEHGARIFERPGPFDHTKLMLVDGLWCCLGSANWDARSLRLNFEFNVEVYDPSLCARLEAAFDAVREESRPVASAALRAQPLAVKLRDGIARLFTPVL is encoded by the coding sequence ATGTCGATCCCGGACGGGATGGCATGGGCAGCCACGGCGCTGTCGCTGTCCGCGGCGCTCGCCGCGGCGGGTCATGCCGTGGTCTACAAGCGCGACCCGCGGTCCGCCACGCTGTGGGTGCTGCTGATCGGCCTGCTGCCGCTCGGCGGGGCGCTGCTGTACCTGTTCTTCGGCATCAACCGCTACCAGCGGCGGGCGCGCAGGCTCTCGGGCGCGCGGGCGGCCCCTTGCGCAACGGCCCCGACCGCGGTGCCGCCGGACCTGCCGGACGCGCTGGCCGGCCTGGCGCGATTGGTCGGCCGTGCCACCGGACTGCCGTTGACGGAAGGCAATCGCATCACCCCGCTGTTCGACGGTGCGCAGGCCTACCCTGCGATGCTCGCAGACATCGACGCAGCGCGGCACAGCGTTGCACTCGCGTCCTACATCTTCGATGGACGCAGCATCGGCCAGGCCTTCGTCGAGGCGCTGCAGCGCGCGCATGCGCGAGGCGTGCGCGTGCGGGTGCTGATCGACGATGTCTATGCGCGCCTGCTGCCCTGGAGCGCCTACGCCGCCTTGCGAGGGTCCGTCGGGCGGGTCGCTTCCTTCAACCCGACGCTCATCCCGGCGCGGCTGCATGCCGCGCACTTGCGCAACCACCGCAAGCTCTTCGTCGTGGACGGTACGGTGGGCTTCACCGGCGGCATGAACATCTTCGGCCCCTACTGGCGGCCCGAGGCGCCGGAGCAGGCGTGCCACGACCTGCACTTCCGGCTGGAGGGCCCGGTGGTCCGGCACCTGGTGCAGACCTTCGTCCGCGACTGGTTCGACACCACGGAAGAGCGGCTGGATGCCGACTTCTTCGGCGCCGCCCCCACGCCGGGCAGCGAGGCGGGAACGAGCTGGGCCCGCGGCATCGAGGCCGGCCCCGACGAAACGATGGACAGGTTGCGCTGGACCTTCATGGGCGCCCTGAGCGCGGCGCGGCGCACCGTGCGCATCTGGACACCCTACTTCGTCCCCGACCAGCCCTTGATCGCCGCCCTGAACACGGCCGCCTTGCGCGGCGTGCGGATCGACCTGCTGACACCGCAGCACAGCGACCACCCTGCCGTGCAGTGGGCGGCGCGTGCCCACTACTGGCAGGTGCTGGAGCACGGCGCCCGCATCTTCGAACGCCCGGGGCCTTTCGACCACACGAAGCTGATGCTGGTCGACGGCCTGTGGTGCTGCCTGGGCTCGGCCAACTGGGACGCACGCAGCCTGCGGCTCAACTTCGAGTTCAACGTGGAGGTCTACGACCCCTCGCTCTGTGCGCGCCTGGAGGCGGCCTTCGACGCGGTGCGCGAGGAATCCCGGCCCGTCGCGTCGGCGGCTCTGCGCGCCCAGCCGCTTGCCGTCAAGCTGCGCGACGGCATCGCCCGCCTCTTCACGCCCGTTCTCTAG
- the ftsH gene encoding ATP-dependent zinc metalloprotease FtsH, with protein sequence MEKKDQWNVGYWIVALMLLLMLQNYWQAAKTVEPVPYSEFEKALAEGRVAEVLVSDRTVTGRLKSPDGRGKTTIVATRVEPDLAERLSKYDVPYARVVESTWLRDILSWILPAVAFFGVWFFLFRRFAEKQGMGGFLNIGKSRAKVFVEKNTGVTFADVAGVDEAKAELVEIVEFLKHPQDYGRLGARIPKGVLLVGPPGTGKTLLAKAVAGEAGVPFFSISGSEFVEMFVGVGAARVRDLFEQARSQAPAIIFIDELDALGRARGVGGPIGGHDEREQTLNQLLTEMDGFDSSVGLIMLAATNRPEILDQALLRAGRFDRQVLVDRPDKKGRLAILKVHARKVTLATNVDLEQVAALTTGFSGADLANLVNEAALAATRRKAAAVELQDFTAAIERIVAGLEKRNRVLNPKERETVAYHEMGHALVALALPGTDPVHKISIIPRGIGALGYTLQRPTEDRFLMTRADLEHKIAVLLGGRAAEKLVFGELSTGAADDLARATDIARDMITRFGMDEGLGYIAYEAQRPRFLDVPELAHGGCRVAESTQARIDQAIRDIVMGVFERAYRILDRNRDVLERCARELLARETLDENDIRLLTRGLQPAAGDRSAPTGDLTQLSPLGAAS encoded by the coding sequence ATGGAGAAGAAGGATCAATGGAACGTCGGCTACTGGATCGTGGCCCTGATGCTGCTGCTGATGCTGCAGAACTACTGGCAGGCCGCGAAGACCGTCGAGCCCGTGCCCTACAGCGAGTTCGAGAAGGCCCTGGCCGAAGGCCGCGTCGCCGAGGTGCTGGTGTCGGACCGCACCGTGACCGGGCGCCTGAAGTCGCCGGACGGTCGCGGCAAGACCACGATCGTCGCGACCCGGGTCGAGCCCGATCTGGCCGAGCGCCTGTCGAAGTACGACGTCCCGTATGCGCGCGTGGTGGAGAGCACGTGGCTGCGCGACATCCTGTCGTGGATCCTTCCGGCCGTGGCGTTCTTCGGCGTCTGGTTCTTCCTGTTCCGCCGGTTTGCGGAGAAGCAGGGCATGGGCGGTTTCCTGAACATCGGCAAGAGCCGGGCCAAGGTGTTCGTCGAGAAGAACACCGGCGTGACCTTCGCGGATGTCGCCGGCGTGGACGAGGCCAAGGCGGAACTGGTCGAGATCGTCGAGTTCCTCAAGCACCCGCAGGACTACGGCCGCCTCGGAGCACGGATTCCCAAGGGCGTGCTGCTGGTCGGGCCGCCCGGCACGGGCAAGACGCTGCTGGCCAAGGCCGTGGCCGGCGAGGCCGGCGTGCCGTTCTTCTCCATCTCCGGCTCGGAGTTCGTCGAGATGTTCGTCGGCGTCGGCGCGGCGCGCGTGCGCGACCTGTTCGAGCAGGCCCGCAGCCAGGCGCCGGCCATCATCTTCATCGACGAACTCGATGCGCTCGGCCGTGCGCGGGGCGTGGGCGGGCCCATCGGCGGTCACGACGAGCGCGAACAGACGCTCAACCAGCTGCTCACCGAGATGGACGGCTTCGACAGCTCGGTCGGACTGATCATGCTCGCCGCGACCAATCGCCCGGAGATCCTCGACCAGGCCCTGCTGCGCGCCGGCCGCTTCGACCGCCAGGTGCTGGTGGACCGGCCCGACAAGAAGGGCCGGCTCGCCATCCTCAAGGTTCACGCCCGGAAGGTCACGCTGGCAACGAACGTTGACCTCGAACAGGTCGCCGCGCTGACGACGGGATTCTCCGGCGCCGATCTCGCGAACCTGGTCAACGAGGCGGCACTGGCAGCGACGCGGCGCAAGGCAGCGGCCGTCGAACTGCAGGACTTCACCGCCGCCATCGAACGCATCGTCGCCGGCCTCGAGAAGAGGAACCGCGTGCTCAACCCGAAGGAGCGCGAGACCGTGGCTTACCACGAGATGGGGCACGCGCTCGTGGCGCTGGCCCTGCCGGGGACCGACCCGGTGCACAAGATCTCGATCATCCCTCGCGGCATCGGCGCGCTCGGCTACACGCTGCAACGCCCCACGGAGGACCGCTTCCTAATGACGCGCGCCGATCTGGAGCACAAGATCGCCGTGCTGCTGGGAGGCCGCGCCGCCGAGAAGCTCGTCTTCGGCGAGCTGTCCACCGGCGCGGCGGACGACCTGGCGCGGGCGACCGACATCGCGCGCGACATGATCACGCGCTTCGGCATGGACGAAGGCCTGGGCTACATCGCCTACGAGGCGCAGCGGCCGCGATTCCTCGACGTGCCCGAACTCGCGCACGGGGGCTGCCGGGTGGCCGAGTCGACCCAGGCCCGCATCGACCAGGCGATCCGCGACATCGTGATGGGTGTGTTCGAACGCGCCTACCGGATCCTCGATCGCAACCGCGACGTGCTCGAGCGATGTGCCCGCGAGCTCCTGGCGCGGGAAACGCTCGACGAGAACGACATTCGCCTGTTGACCCGCGGGCTGCAGCCCGCGGCAGGCGACCGCTCCGCCCCGACAGGGGACTTAACGCAACTCAGCCCCCTGGGAGCCGCCTCATGA